The Indicator indicator isolate 239-I01 chromosome 18, UM_Iind_1.1, whole genome shotgun sequence region ACTAATGGCATGGAGGTATTATGGCCTCGCTTCCTGGTACAATGCCCACAGTATCTCCAAGTCATTAACAGTTGCCTTCAGCCTATTCTTCTAGCCCGACAATTCAAAGTCTGGCTTTCCAAAGCAGTCCAAATAATTGTGCTATTCTCTGGTAAACAACAATGGGACACTGAATCAGAGAGGCACTAGCTATAGTCCAGAAGAAACCCTCTAACCCTGAAATAGTGGACTTGCAACAGCTTTGGTGACCTGGTGTGCAGGTAGTTGTATTGGCTGTGCCTATGTTGTCAACAGATGAAGGGCAGCCCCTagaccccccccccacctccctgccagccaTACAGGCACCAACAGCAATTATATCATGAGGTCCTGAGCTCTTTGACCTTAAAAAAGTAGGCAAAACGTAACTATGAGGCAGAACCACTTCCCGATGACTTGTTACACATTCTGTTAAAACTGGTCACTTGtgcctccttttccttcccacagAGCTTTAGAAGGTAGGCAGCTGCAGTGACATGCAAAGGCTGCCTCCCTCCCCAGACCAGATTTCTATTTCTGCTCAGCAGGCTGGAGACATTCTGTTGCAATAATAAATCAATAGATTTCAGGAcacttctgctgtctgtgacCCTGAAGGGAGCTCAACATCCCTCTCCTGTAAATTATATCCTATAACAGGATTCAGCACAGAGGACAAATTCAGTGAAGACAGACTGGAATCACCTTTCCTGACAGCCACTGTTTTTTCCATGGGCCAGGTTGACCAGGCAATAGGAATCAGGACAGCGACACCTCTATGCTAGGCAGCCAGTTTCCCTTTCTAGCCCACAGCAAGAAAGGGCTGCTCttgaaaacaaaccaccacccaCATCCTAGGCACTGCTCTGTGGAGGAGGTGGACCATGGCCCTGAGGTGTATGTCTCCTTGCATTGATTATAAAGATGGAGTTCATGATCAGGTCATGAAGATATAGTAATGGTTAGGTGAGACTAATACCCTCAAGGAGACTTTGAGGACTAAGTGCATACCTGGGAGCTCCAAGGGGAGGCCAGGCCCTCATCAGAGCACAGGTGTCAGGAAAAGATTTACCCACAATGTTTGGTAGAGCAGAACATCAATAGAAAAATACATATGCACCACTAGAAGTGCCATGTCAGGGACGAGAAGGGGCAAAAAGAATGAGATGTGGCATTAAGACAGGGAAACATTGCCAAGTGAGTTTATTGAACAAGTGTTTCAGGAGCTAAGGAAATGAGACAAACTGAAGGGAGGTTGCTGAGGAAGATCAGCCCATGGGAAGTCACATGCAAAGGAACATGCTTTCTTGGGCTGGAGTCCAGCATGCACTTAGCATTCAGTCATGCTCATGAGGTTGAGAGTCCTTCCACTTTTCCTGgtaagaaaaggagagagaagggttTGACAGAGCATATTCAGTGCTGAAGCCCTGTTCACCACTTCACTAGTCCAAGTGTTGGCTGGAAATAAAGCACAGTCTCAAAAAGCCCAAATACTCCCTTTCATTATCATCattgaaggaaaaatgaaaggtTTCACACATTTGATACAGTTCAGTTGGTTTGGTGAAGTACTTTCCACATGCCCTGAGTGAGTCTGTGGGACAGATTATGTGACTAGTGAAAATGAGTAAAGTATGTTTGAAGCTAACAAACAGGAGGCCACATACTAATCGCAGAAACGGGCCTTTCACATCTTCCCTTCAAATGCAATAATACCCCATGTCTTTGCACAAGTCATGGTGCATATCTAGGGTATGGCCATAAGCAGCTAgttaaaaaaacacagaatgaaAACAGCCCTGCATTTGGGGTAGGTACAGGAATTGATCCTGAAAGGAAGGGGTTTACTCTTGTACGTACAGATAGGCATTGCAGAAACCACATCTGTTGCTGTATGTTTTGCCATCAGAGCCACAGTGGGGCATATATTCAAGGGTGCAGATAGAAGAGATTTCATCAAAGTCCTTGCAATGCTCCTGCACACAGAAGACAGACATGAgtctctgctggagagcagactgTGCCCCCCCAGCATACGGAATGCCACCCCATTCAGATGTGAAGCTTTATGTACCATCATAACAACCAACTCCAAGTTCCTCTGGTGGCAGATGTGATCTCGCACTCTTTCTGCCCACTGCCACATCTTTTCATGCACTGTACAGAGCAATGGAATGGATGTTGGCTGCTTTATGACCCGTGTGAAATTCCCAAAGGATCTCCTCAGGTCTGCACACCACTGCTGTCCCAAGTTTGTAATTCAGAGCAGAGGGTAGTCCCCCATGGGTTCTACAGACACTGGACCTCAGTCTCTTCCAATCCTTTCCCACtcactgtgctggggcacacccatcctggatggggctgagaagaacccagccccaggtggacaaaagaaatttaatctggggagggcttggcccctcccctgctgggagaaggtggtcccctgactcagaggtggtttattccacttccccttcctgtccagcaaccCTATAAAAGGGTGGATagcttgctgctcttcccttttttcctgcctcgtctgctcgagaggacttcctgctgctgttgctgtctcctgcaccggaccacgtggctggggccctttctctctctcagctgaatccaccgacatccaggggaacacaaggccatccaggcttggtttatatattttttttcccacttaccctcatccctcacctctgtgaaccccccccccccgttactgatatatatatataaaaaattaatttttttcctttcccttttgtgaaaacagaaaaaaatttactcctcctacttccaaaccgacttcagaatatttctttcacgaattttttttttcttttcccctaccccttttttttttcctttcttctctctctccaccctgctgaggaaaaagggagaggggcgggggaggaatttatatctattatcatttgagctcctaaactcaaagCGCAAACTACCACACTCACTCTCGTAATATCCTCTTCACAGCGTccattcttccttttgccaagAGAGGTCCGATGTTCCCTGGCAAAAGGAGAGACCATCGTTACCCACAACCTTCCCCATTACAATTGCAGTGCAAGAACAAACCTGACTCCCACCTGGTGCACAGCAGCATTTGAGATAAACTGGCTTAAGCATTGCCTGCACAGCACTAACAAGAACACGCTGTGATGGGCCAAGCATGTGTCTCATGGAATAGCATTCTCCCCAGCTGATGCATCCTCCTTTACAGGGCTCTGGAGTTCAATACTCATATCAAACATGAACTGGGGCACACAGGAGGACATGGGCAAACAGACAGGACCCATCTAGCACCGGGTTTCAGAGAGAGAGGGATGGGTACTTACAGGTTGTGGGCACACAGCGTGCACTCGCTGGCGTAGGTCACACCGTCAGTACCGCAGACAGGGTCGTAGATCATCGTGCAGGCCATCAGCTCTCTGCCATCCTTCAGTGTGGAAGTTGGGTAGTGGCTGCAGTTGAGCTGGGGAACAAAGACAGCAAAAGCTCTGTGCAAGGGCATCCAGACACAACCACCCCTCCTCTTGTGCCTCTGCCGTAGGAGAAATTGTGGTTATATATCAGCTCATTCTTCATGGAAAACTAGCAATTTCCTCTCATAGCCTTGTAGTGGGGAAGACTGAATCAAGGCTTGAAGGTAGACATTACTCACTGAGCTTTATACCTGTCATGATGCCCCTATACCTTGCTGAACCTACTGGGATATTATGAAATGTAGCTCAAAAATCATCTGCAAATCCAACGGGCATGATTTATGCACTTTCCACAAGAGGACCAACCGTGACCAAGGTGTTTTTCACAGCCCACAAGAATGGAAGGAAGATGTGCTGACAGGTCTTTTGTTGAAAGAGAATAGCTCCAAGTGTTGAAATCTGCCAGCAGGATTGACAGCAATTGAGGCTGATTTACACTGGCTGAAGAACTGGCCTTGTGTTTTAGCACTCCCAGTTTCTCCAGCCTGAGCTCTTCCTCCCTGATTTATGTATCTCCCCCGGTCTGAGCACAGACCGTACTTGGGAAACAAAGGAATGACATTTCATAGTTTGTTTGTATAGAAATGAAATATCTGACTCGGGATGTTGACTCTTTCAAACATGCTAATGAGAgggctttgtttttctgttcccTAGCCAGTGCAAATAGTTTAGAGCTGGCCAAATATCATTAATCTGGTATTTTTACAAGATTCGTTGTCAGTATACAGAAGATTGCATTgcatttacaaaacaaaacaaaacccagaaaaccagAGTGGGGGTTGAATCCTCTGATGCATTAGGTATCAGCTTTCAAAACACAGGCAATTTTCTAATCTTTGCAGAACATCCTTTTGTAAAATGCAAGCATCCAGAAGGCACTGACTACCCTGGGTCCTCTGCATCCCCTTCCCATGTTGCCAAAACACACTGCTGAGTTCCCACGGCAGTGGTGATAGACTGCTGTGGGAAAGGGATTTCTTCTTGTAAAGCCTTAAATCATTCATAATACCTGTCTCATAACTCATTCCTCACctgtcctctcctctttcttttcctgactACGTGCAGGAAATGCACAATGTTCCCGCAGCCAGAAGGGTGATATTCACCCGCAGAAGAAAGGACAGCACAGGCTATGACCCTCAGTGAAGGCTACACTGCCAAAACCAACCAAGGTTTATCAGAGTTGTGCAATTAGCCCCAGGCTCAACATTTTTCATTCAGTTCCACTTACTTGGGGAACTTCTGCGCACCTTCCATCGTGCTTCTTGGCAACATCGGTTCCAAACTCActggaagagaaagcagagtttAAATTGTTTAACAACTAGCTCAGTGGAGCTCTCAGGAGGTGACCTTCCTGGTCTTACATGTTATGGGCACAGAGTGCGCAGTCATTGCTGTAGGTGACACCGTCTGTCCCACAGATCTCACGCAGGATGAAGGGGCAGGCTGCAATGGCTTCGCCGGTTTTGGCGTTGCTCAGGTACATGCTGCAGTCAACCTGAGGAGACAAAATAACGATGTTGGGTCAGTAGCTAAGAGATGGAAGAGTGCAGTGGGCATCTGCAGTCTGCCCACTTTGATCCTCCAGATTTTAAAGGCTTCTGCCAGAGGAAAACCACAGTCCTTTGAAGTTCAGTCTTCCATTAGAAATGCATTCATTTTAGTTGGGTTTGTTATTACCTTccaacagagagaagaaaggaacagcTGGCCAAAAAGGTTATTTTCCTAGAGCAGTACATATGCAAGTTTTAAAACCAGCATTAACTTAAAATTTGGGTTTAAGGTGTTTGACATAAAGTCCAGCTTGCCATAGTTAACTAAATCTGAGattttattttggctttttcaaaaacagcagcaagaacttcagcagctcttgctgaaaaaaaaaaaatacaatatatAATACCTACCAGTTTAAATACCTGAGGATAAATAGACAAATACCTCTTGGAGATCAGTCTACACTAGCTAAGCATCACTGACACTTCACTGTCATTTTGCATAGTTTCCCCAATGCAGTGTTTCTTATTATCCATATTTTCCACATGGTTCAAGAGCAAATtaaagcaaagacatttttaatgATGTCTTTACTATAGAAAATATATTGCAGTGTCTCAGGATGCATGAAATTGTTTTCCATGCTTTAGAGCTGCTCTGCATAAGCAGAATAAATGTTTGGGGATATTATTGGCACGTATTGTTACTGTGCAGAATACTAAAGCTATTTCTGTATGCATACCCAAGAGTAGATTTTTTCCCTGGCTGACCAGAGCACAGGGAGTTTTTTTAACCTGCTTGTCTAGTACAATGGAAATCCTAGCACTGCTTGAATACACAGATATCTAAACACAGCCTTCTATCTTTGTCTCCTACCATGCTAAAATTGTCTGCATGGTTCTTGGGCTGCCTCTGATGATTTCTGTTCAGAGAGCTGCAGTAGTGGGACATTTTGTCTCAGAAGTCACAGACTGTTCCCACTCTCTCTTGCTCTCCTGTACAGCACATCAgtggcagggctgtgagcaattaggaagaacagcagcaccagccctgtGCATCACCCCTCCATGCAACCAGGAGCACAGTGGTGCACTGAGCCCAGACAGGGTCTTTCTGGAGACtaaagagagagcaggagatggTGCTCATTTCATAGCTAGTTACACTTACAGGAGTACTTTCCTCCTTGCATCTTCCCACATGGTTTTTCTTAATGTGAGTCCCATGTTCCCTGAAACAGAGGAAGGCATTAGAGAGGAAGCTCACCAGCTAAGCCCTGCATCACCCAGGTgccacaaagcaaaccaaactcATAGCCAATATGTATGCTAAATGAAGCATCTGGTTGCCTAATGAACCAGCTTCTCCCAGTCATTAGAGCAAGCATAATCTAGTAAGAGACCCATTAGGTGTCCTCCCTGTGTGCTATACAGCAGCCCTCATCCACTCTTTCCTCTGTCCAAATACCACAGCCCTTAACATGCTCAGAGTGAGAACTGACTCTCCTACAGCTCCCCTAAGGGGCATGAAAAGATCGTCAGGGAACAAAATCAAGGTGACAGTGGCTTGATAAGGttgaaagagaaagagacacAGATATatgggtattaaaaaaaaaaaaaaaaaaaggccaccTGAAGGACTAACCATGGCTTGTCACTCCAAAGGAGTCCTATGTGCAGTACTCACAGGTTATGGGCACAGATGCCACATTCATTGTCATAAGTAAATCCATCTGTGCCGCAGACTGGGAGCAGGATCCGTGGGCAGCGGAGCAGGGCTTTACCACCCCTCAGCGTTTTTGATGAGTATTGACTGCAATCAATCTACAAAAAGCAGGAATGTCAAACCTGGGGAAGTCCTTGTTCTCAGAGAAAAAACCCCTGTAAGCTGACAAGACTTAAACATGTGGAGACAGGCCAGGCTTCAGGCCAGCTCACTTTCAAAATAAATGTAGCCTCAGGGAACGTTTCAGTTGATACAACTAAGAGGAAGAACATGCCTTATACTGAATGCTTACCTCAGAAGTCTCTGGTCTGCATTTTCCATTATGCTTTTTGCTAACATGGGTCCTGTGTTCTCTAGAAGAGGGAAACAAAGATGAGGAACTAAATGCTTAACTTCTCGGTCACAGTCACGTGCAAAACAAGGCAAACCACAACTTCAAATTCTATGAGAGCATATTAGAATAGTTACATTACTCATGAACAAGCTCATCAGGTCTTCTCATAACATGCAATTTAAAGCAATATTCTGAATTATTGCTTCCTCTGCTCAGTTACTGCCCAACCCACAGACTAATCCAAGGAGCTTGCCATCTGACTCTCATGAGCACAAAGAAGGTATCAGAAGGAAACTCCAGGCAAATTCAAACCAAATCCAGTTTCTAAGAGACTTGAAGAAATAGGCacaagcagaaaagcagaaagatggTTGTCAGGACTGTAAGGCATTGCTGGCTACTTAGAATGAGTGCTGTGTGTATGACACTTACCCATTGTGGGCACAGATCCCACATTCATTATCATATGTAATGccatctgtgccacacactggcTCCAGGTTCCTTGGACAGGATACTAATACTTTGCCATCTTTAGTGTCTTCTGTTGGGTACTTACTGCAGTCAACCTGTCAAAGTAAGAAGAATTATTAGCTATGGTAGAACCCTTGATATGCAAGAAAAGCCAatgcaaaacattttcattCTGTATCCCAGCCTTCGTTGTTTCCTCAACAGGACAAAGCCCTGATACACTGAAGCTAAATCTTTGGAAATGAGCTTTCAGATTATCCTAGTTCTCTAAAAAACAAGAAGGAGGACTATCTTGAAGAAGGAATTCTTCAGGTAGAAGACATTCCTAAAAAAATGGATCTTGAATTTAGTGGGAAACATTTTTCACCAGCTGGAAATCTGACTAGTACTGGTTTGATTTGTGTTGAGTTTCTCCTTGCTTCCTTAGCACTGTGATTGTTAACCCTGTAGTTAAGCAAAGGGTTTGAaaggatggagaaaaaaaaatggttatcTGTTGGAGCATAGACTTTTTTACATCCCAGAAGTTCAGTGCTGAAGTACAGGAGCTTCTTTTCCTGAGGCACCAAACTCTTGGCCTTGTAAAAATATAACATAAACTATACTCTATAAATATGTATGCTTAGTGCTTTCGTGAGTCTCTCCATGTCTGTGAAAGCAAGCAGCATGGGAGCTGCGAAGGGTGGAAACACTTGTGATCCCCAGAGAGAACTGCCAGCCTGCACAGCACGTTGGCAGCTGAAATCTTGGGCGTCCCCTTCTCCTGGGCACAAAACCCAGCTTAATATGGAGGGAAGTGagttctgcagcactgcctcactGCAGGCTCTTCATTTCTTGTCCATCTCCTTCCTCCTACGTCAGCTTGGCGTGGTGTGCATGGAGCGACCCTCTCTTTGGAGCACTGAGCAGGCAAAaatccaccctcactgtgcagaacagCAAAGCACAGACAGGGTCCCTCATAAGCCTTGTTTTATAGTCTTCTGGCAGTTTTCTTGGGAAGTATGCAGGGTTCTTAGGATTCTATTAACAGCCTCAagagatagatttttttttaattctgttgtaCTCACAGAACCAACTTTCTGCTTGCATTCTCCATCGTGCATTTTGCTAACATTTGTTTGATGTTctctgagagaaagaaagaaacactttGGTTAGGAAGCCTTGAGAATAACTTTTGCCATTACACTCTAGGCACTGGGACAAGAAGGTGAAGTCCTACTCCACCTTATCGGACACTACTATTGCTTGAGTTGTCTGAACACACTCCAGAGATGGCAGCAGCAAATGCACATTTCCATGTCACATGCTAATTAAGTGTTAGCAACAATTAGGTGTTACAAGTAACACTTTGATCTGTTCATGGCTCTACTCTGGGTTACCCTCTGGTTCTTCTGTGATTCCCCTCAGGAGCATAGACAGAAATCAGGGAAGAAAAGTTGTGTGCACtggaaaactgggagaagcCATTTCCAAAGAGACATGCAGAAGCAGTTGCCTGAAGACTGGTGTTTTACAGAGGGGCTTGTGAGAGCCTTAACTGTCACTAATTATCCAGAAGGATGTTCCATGCACAAGACTTACGCATTATAGGCACAGATGCCACATTCATTGTCATAAGTGAAGCTATCTGAGCCACAGACTGGTTTCAGTATCCTTGGGCAGGCTACCATGACGTGACCATCTACTACAGCACTTCGGTACCTACTGCAATCGATCTGTAAAGACAGgaagaacagagaagaaaaaagaaccaTGTTTTTAATATAAAGATATAGCAATCTTATATAGTCTTCTTACTctcccccctgctccctcccccgccccgcccccaaGCCTTTGGGGACAAATCCAGCATCAAACTAACTCCACTATCAAAAGTGGAAGCCAGAGGGAGTTCTGTGGGAATTCTCTCCTGATGAAATAAAATGGCATAGCAAGGAAGACAGTGATTTGGATTTTCTGAGGTTGTTCTTCTTTTCTGAGGCTCATACTT contains the following coding sequences:
- the LOC128972972 gene encoding ovoinhibitor-like, with product MKVTGAFVALAICCCFGAALGTEVDCRHYLRAKDGTDIVVCPRNLEPVCGTDGNTYNHECGICFHNNQHRASVGKAHDGECEPKSVKIDCSRYRSAVVDGHVMVACPRILKPVCGSDSFTYDNECGICAYNAEHQTNVSKMHDGECKQKVGSVDCSKYPTEDTKDGKVLVSCPRNLEPVCGTDGITYDNECGICAHNGEHRTHVSKKHNGKCRPETSEIDCSQYSSKTLRGGKALLRCPRILLPVCGTDGFTYDNECGICAHNLEHGTHIKKNHVGRCKEESTPVDCSMYLSNAKTGEAIAACPFILREICGTDGVTYSNDCALCAHNIEFGTDVAKKHDGRCAEVPQLNCSHYPTSTLKDGRELMACTMIYDPVCGTDGVTYASECTLCAHNLEHRTSLGKRKNGRCEEDITREHCKDFDEISSICTLEYMPHCGSDGKTYSNRCGFCNAYLKSGRTLNLMSMTEC